The window CTCACGGCCGGCCCTGAGCACAGGGCCCGGCTGACCACCGCTCTGCTGGCCGGCGCGGACGACTTCATGGTGAAGCCGCTGGGTAGCGCCGAACTGCAGGCGCGCGTGCACGCCCTGCTCCGCCGTGCATATCCGACACGTTTCGAGAGAGAACTGGTCTACGGGCCCTATCACTTCTCACCGCTCACCGGTACGATCCGCCTGCACGGGGAACCGGTGCGGTTGAAACAGCGCGAGTACGAACTCGCGCTGCTCCTGTTTCGCAACATCGGCCGATTGCTTCCGCGCGCGTACCTGATGCTGAACGTCTGGGGGCAAGAGCTCGAGGCCGGTTCGCGTTCGCTCGACACGCATGTGTCGCGGCTGCGCGCCAGGCTGGATCTGCGTCCCGGCAACGGCATGATCCTGGCCTCGGTCTACGGGTTGGGTTACCGGCTGGAATACATCGCCGGTGACGATGCCGAGTCGCCGTATCCCACGGCAAAGGCAGCAGAATAATTAATCGAGGAGTGAAGTCACCATGAAACAAGCGTTCCGAATCCTATTGGCAGTTGTCCTCCTCGGCGGCTGGCTGCAGTTCGCCATCGCGCAGGACGCGGAACCGAGCGACCTGGTCCGTGGCGGCCTGCAAGCGATCCAGATGATCGATCAGAACAAGACCGGCGAACTCTGGGACGGCGCCACGCCAGCCGCCCGCAAGCGCGTGAGCCGCGACGACTTCGTGAACCAGGTCGCCAAGGCACGCACCCCGCTGGGCGCCGCGCAGCAGCGTACCTGGGTTGCCATCAATCGGCAGGTGGTTGCGGAGAGCAACCAGGAACTCGCCGGTCAATACGTGAGCATCGAATACGAGACGCGCTTTGCCAACAAGGCGAACGCCACCGTGCGCGAGCTGGTGACTTTTCAGCTGGGCGATGATCGGGTCTGGCGTTTTTCGGGCTACGTACTGCGCTGAGGGTGCGCTGATGGCGCATCGCTGGAAGCCCAACGTCACCGTTGCCGCGGTGATCGAGCAGGACGGCCGCTTCCTCGTGGTCGAGGAAGAGACGAGCGATGGCCTGCGGCTGAACTCGCCTGCAGGCCACCTGGATCCCGGTGAGTCCCCGGTCGAAGGCTGCGCGCGCGAGACGCTGGAAGAAACCGCCCACCGCTTCACCCCGGCCGCACTGGTGGGCATCTACATGGCGCGCCAGCACGGCGCGCGTGGCGAGGACACCACCTATCTGCGCTTCGCCTTCTGCGGCACGCTGGGCGCTCGCGAGCCCGGCCGCGCACTGGACCACGGGATCGTGCGCACCTTGTGGATGACCGCCGAGGAGCTGCGGGCGAGCCGCGAGCGGCATCGCAGCCCGTTGCTGTTGCAATGCGTGGACGACTATCTGGCCGGGCGACGCTATCCGCTGGCGCTCATTCATGTCCACCCCTCGGTGAACGGCGAGAGCGAGGCCTGAGCGCCCACGACCGCCCGGGCTGCAACTCGCACCAGAGCCGGTAACACGTGTTCCGATGAAGCTCAGCCCGCCCGCGAGATGACGCCGCCGCCCAGGCAAACCTCGCCGTGGTAGAGCACGGCCGACTGCCCCGGCGTTACCGCCCATTGCGGCTCAGCGAAGGAAAGGTGGAACGCCCCGTTGGCGCCCTCGGCCAGTGTGCAGCCGGCATCGGCTTGCCGGTAGCGCGACTTCGCCGCATAGCCGCCGGCGGACGGCGCCTCGCCGGCAACCCAGCTCGCATCCTCGGCCTCCAGTGCAGGCGAGAGCAGCCAGGGATGGTCGTGGCCCTGCACCACCCACAGGGTGTTGGTTTCGAGGTCCTTGCGCGCCACGAACCAGGGCGCATGCTCGCCGGCGCCCCGCTGCGCCCCCTTGGGCTTGAGGCCGCCGATGCCCAGGCCCTGGCGCTGGCCGAGGGTGTAGAAGCTCAGGCCCTGGTGCTCGCCGATGCGCCGGCCTCGCTCGTCGCGGATGGGCCCAGGCGCCTTGGAGATGTAGCGGTTGAGAAATTCCCGAAACGGCCGCTCGCCGATGAAGCAGATGCCGGTCGAATCCTTCTTCCTGGCATTGGGCAGGCCGATCTCATCGGCGATGCGGCGTACTTCCGTCTTGTGCAGCTCGCCGACGGGAAACATCGCCTTCGCCAGCTGCTGCTGGCTCAGCCGATGCAGGAAATAGCTCTGGTCCTTCGCTGGGTCGAGGCCCTTCAGCAGCTCGTAACGCTGGCTCGCGGCATTGAAGCGCACACGCGCATAGTGGCCGGTGGCAATCCTTTCCGCGCCCAGGCGCATCGCGTGATCGAGGAACGCCTTGAACTTGATCTCTGCGTTGCACAGCACGTCCGGGTTGGGCGTGCGGCCGGCCTGGTACTCGCGCAGGAATTCGGCAAAGACGCGGTCCTTGTAGTCGGCGGCGAAGTTGACGTGCTCGATCTCGATGCCCAGCACGTCAGCCACGCTGGCGGCGTCGACGAAGTCGATGTTCGAGGAACAGTATTCGCTGTCGTCGTCGTCCTCCCAGTTCTTCATGAAGATGCCGACCACCTCGTGGCCCTGCTGCTTGAGCAGGTGCGCCGTGACCGCGGAGTCCACCCCGCCGCTCAGGCCCACCACGATGCGCTGCTTGTCCATGGGGCGCGATTGTCCCAGGCCGGCCATGCCAACGCTGATGCGGGGTAATCACGGCACATGCGAAGGTGGCCGCCTCTGCGGGTCTTCATCCAGTTGAAAGAAGTGGCGCCGAGGTTCACACTGCAACGCCGATCGGAGGCATAACAACGCGGACGGAATGCCGAGACGTTCGCCAAGGAGACACGCATGGATCACCTCAGCGGCATGGACGCTTCGTTCCTGCACCTCGAGACCCCCGAATCGCCGATGCACGTCGGGAGCCTGCATCTGATCGATCTGCCGCCCGGCTACGACGGCGATTTCGCCGAGGATGCCAAGAAGTACCTGAGCGGGCGCCTGCACCTGGCCGCAGTGTTCGTGCGCAAGCTGGCGATGATGCCCTTCGACCTCGCCAACCCCGTGTGGGTGGACGACGACGACCTGGACCTGGACCACCACATCCACCACGTGATCATGCCGAGGCCCGGTACCCTGGCGCAGCTGGAGCGGCTGGTGGGGCGGCTGCATTCCTCCCTGCTGGACCGCAGCCGTCCGCTGTGGGAGATGCACATCATCGAGGGCCTGCAGACCGGCCAGGTGGCGCTCTACAGCAAGATGCATCATGCCGCGATCGACGGTCAGGCCGGGGTCGCGGTGGCCAAGGCGCTGTTCGACATCTCCGAGACGCACGCGCCGGTGAAGGCGCCGCGCGTGACGCGTCGCCCCGATGCGTCGCAGCTCGGCATGGCCGAACTGGCCACGGCTGCGCTGAGCAATGCGGTGCAGCAATACGTGAAGCTGATCCAGTCGATCCCCGCCACCGCCAAGGCCATCGGCAACGTGCTGATGCCGATGTCGGAGGGGAGCGGCCAGCGCAAGTTCGAGCTGCCCAAAGCCTTGCGCACCGCGCCGCGCACGCCACTCAACGTCTCGATCACCAACCAGCGCTCCTTCGCTGCGCGGTCCGTTCCGCTGGCCGAGGTCAAGCAGATGGCGAAGGCCACCGGCACCAGCCTCAACGACATCGTGCTGGCCATCTGCGCCGGCGCGCTGCGCCGCTATCTGGCCGACTACGGCTGCAAGCCCGCCAAGCCGCTGATCGCGGGTGTGCCGGTGTCGCTGCGCAGCGAAGGCAACACCGACCTCAACAACCAGGTCTCCGTGATGCTGGTGAGCCTGGCCACGGACATTGCCGATCCGCTGAAGCGGCTCGCGGCCATCCATGAATCTTCCAGCGAAGGCAAGAAGCTCACCGGCAATGTCAAGGCGGCGATCCCGACCGACTTTCCCTCGCTCGGTGTGCCCTCGCTGATGTCGGGCCTGGCGTCGCTCTATGGACGCTCAGGGTTGGCGGACAAGCTGCCGCCGGTCGCCAACGTGGCGATCTCCAATGTGCCCGGGCCTTCGTTCGCGCTCTACTTCGCGGGGGCCAAGGTGGCGAGCTACTTCCCGGTTTCGATTTCGGGCCATGGGCTCGCGTTGAACATGACCGTGCAGAGCTACAACGGCGCGCTCGACTTCGGCCTCACGGCTTGCCGGCGCGCGGTGCCGGACGTGGCGGACCTGGGGGACTATGTGGTGGCGGAACACAAGAAGCTGTTCGGATTGATCGTCGCGGACGCTGCGCAGGCTGCGGCGGTTGATTCCGCCGTCGTGCCAGCACCGGACACTGCCACCGTGGTGAAGGCACCTTCGAAGAAGCGTGCTGCAAAGTCGCCGGTGGCGAAAAAGAAAGTCGCAGCAAAAGCCGCGCGCCCTGCGATGTCGAAGGCCCCGCGCAAGACCGCCGTGGGCAAGCGCGCCGCAGCGCTGAACTGAACGCTCTCCCACAGCCCGCTTGCCGCCCCCTGCCGGGAGACGGCGTCAATCGCGAAGCCCGGCGAGAATTTCGTAGGACTTCAGGCGCGCTTCATGATCGAACACCTGCGAGGTGATCATCAGCTCGTCGGCGCCCGTCTGCTCGATGAAGGCCTTTACCCCAGCGCGCACCGTGTCTTTCGATCCCACCGCCGCACAGGACAGCACCGAGTCGAGCAGGGCGTTCTCGGCGGGCCCGATGCGCGCGCGGTAGTTCGCCACCGGTGGCGGCAGCTGTCCCGGCCGGCCGCTGCGCAGATTCACGAAGGCCTGCTGCCAGGAACTGGAGCGGAACTCGGCTTCCTCGTCGGTCTCTGCCGCGAACACGTTGAAACCCAGCATCACATAGGGCTTGGCCAGCTGCCTGGAGGGCTTGAAGGTGTCTCGATAGATGCGGATGGCCTGCATGAGCTGCTGCGGTGCGAAGTGCGAGGCAAAGGCATAGGGCAGGCCCAGGTGCGCCGCAAGCTGCGCCCCGAAGGTGCTCGAGCCGAGAATCCACACGGGCACCTCGAGGCCCGCGCCGGGCACAGCGCGCACCGCCTGTTGCGGCTGCTTGGACATGAAGTCCATCAGCTCGACCACGTCCTGAGGAAACTGATCGGCGTCGGATTGCAGGTCGCGCCGCAAAGCACGCGCAGTGCGCTGGTCCGAGCCCGGCGCGCGCCCGAGGCCGAGGTCGACACGGCCGGGGTAGAGCGACTCCAGGGTGCCGAACTGCTCGGCAATCACCAGCGGCGAGTGATTGGGCAGCATCACGCCGCCGGCGCCGATGCGGATGGTGGAGGTGCCGGCGCCGATGTGGGCCAGCAGCACGGCCGTGGCCGCACTCGCGATGCCCGGCATGCCGTGGTGCTCCGCGAGCCAATAGCGCCGGTAGCCAAGCTTCTCGCCGTGCTGCGCCAGGCCGAGCGAGTTCCGGAAGGACTGCGCGGCGTCGCTGCCTTCGGTGATGGGAGAAAGGTCGAGGATCGAGAAGGGCACCATGGTCGCGCATCATGGCCCGATCGCGATGATCGTGCTGGCGCAAGCCATTTCCGGGTTCTGATAAAACGTCGTGCTGTTGCCATCCACCAAAGCCGATGCTGCCATGTCCAAGTTCTGGTTGATGAAGTCCGAACCCGACGATTGCTCGATCGACGACGCGCTGGCCGCGCCCGATGCCACCGTGCCCTGGACCGGCGTGCGAGGCTGGCAGGCGCGCAACCTCATGCGCAACGAGATGCAGGTCGACGACGGCGTGCTGTTCTACCACTCGAGCTGCCCACAGCCGGGCATCGTGGGCATCGCGCGCGTGGCTTCCGGCACGCGGCCTGATCCGACGCAGTTCGACCCCGAGTCGCCCTACTACGACCCGGCGTCGAAGCCCGAGCATCCGCGCTGGCTGCTGCTGGACGTGCAGGCGCTTCGCAAGACCCGGTTGCTGGGTTTGCCCGAAATGCGCGCGACGCCCGAGCTTGCAGAGATGGTGGTGTTGCGCCGGGGCAATCGCCTCTCGATCACGCCGGTCGAGCCGGTGCATTGGCACTTGATCGTGGACAGGATGCTCGCCTGAGCGCGGCCTGCCCCTGGGTCAAAGGCCCGCGACGGCGAGCTCCGCGCGCTGCTCCAGGTGAATCCAGTCCACCACATCGCCGCGCGGCCGATAGCCGCGGACCATGTGCT is drawn from Variovorax sp. PBS-H4 and contains these coding sequences:
- the mnmA gene encoding tRNA 2-thiouridine(34) synthase MnmA, which produces MDKQRIVVGLSGGVDSAVTAHLLKQQGHEVVGIFMKNWEDDDDSEYCSSNIDFVDAASVADVLGIEIEHVNFAADYKDRVFAEFLREYQAGRTPNPDVLCNAEIKFKAFLDHAMRLGAERIATGHYARVRFNAASQRYELLKGLDPAKDQSYFLHRLSQQQLAKAMFPVGELHKTEVRRIADEIGLPNARKKDSTGICFIGERPFREFLNRYISKAPGPIRDERGRRIGEHQGLSFYTLGQRQGLGIGGLKPKGAQRGAGEHAPWFVARKDLETNTLWVVQGHDHPWLLSPALEAEDASWVAGEAPSAGGYAAKSRYRQADAGCTLAEGANGAFHLSFAEPQWAVTPGQSAVLYHGEVCLGGGVISRAG
- a CDS encoding DUF4019 domain-containing protein, yielding MKQAFRILLAVVLLGGWLQFAIAQDAEPSDLVRGGLQAIQMIDQNKTGELWDGATPAARKRVSRDDFVNQVAKARTPLGAAQQRTWVAINRQVVAESNQELAGQYVSIEYETRFANKANATVRELVTFQLGDDRVWRFSGYVLR
- a CDS encoding response regulator transcription factor yields the protein MLDDEPREIESIQRAMAISGHECHGYANGKSLLRGLRAQRYDLLVLGWRPPDLEGIKMVRRLRERFGNRLPLLLTAGPEHRARLTTALLAGADDFMVKPLGSAELQARVHALLRRAYPTRFERELVYGPYHFSPLTGTIRLHGEPVRLKQREYELALLLFRNIGRLLPRAYLMLNVWGQELEAGSRSLDTHVSRLRARLDLRPGNGMILASVYGLGYRLEYIAGDDAESPYPTAKAAE
- a CDS encoding NUDIX hydrolase encodes the protein MAHRWKPNVTVAAVIEQDGRFLVVEEETSDGLRLNSPAGHLDPGESPVEGCARETLEETAHRFTPAALVGIYMARQHGARGEDTTYLRFAFCGTLGAREPGRALDHGIVRTLWMTAEELRASRERHRSPLLLQCVDDYLAGRRYPLALIHVHPSVNGESEA
- a CDS encoding LLM class flavin-dependent oxidoreductase; the encoded protein is MVPFSILDLSPITEGSDAAQSFRNSLGLAQHGEKLGYRRYWLAEHHGMPGIASAATAVLLAHIGAGTSTIRIGAGGVMLPNHSPLVIAEQFGTLESLYPGRVDLGLGRAPGSDQRTARALRRDLQSDADQFPQDVVELMDFMSKQPQQAVRAVPGAGLEVPVWILGSSTFGAQLAAHLGLPYAFASHFAPQQLMQAIRIYRDTFKPSRQLAKPYVMLGFNVFAAETDEEAEFRSSSWQQAFVNLRSGRPGQLPPPVANYRARIGPAENALLDSVLSCAAVGSKDTVRAGVKAFIEQTGADELMITSQVFDHEARLKSYEILAGLRD
- a CDS encoding WS/DGAT/MGAT family O-acyltransferase codes for the protein MDHLSGMDASFLHLETPESPMHVGSLHLIDLPPGYDGDFAEDAKKYLSGRLHLAAVFVRKLAMMPFDLANPVWVDDDDLDLDHHIHHVIMPRPGTLAQLERLVGRLHSSLLDRSRPLWEMHIIEGLQTGQVALYSKMHHAAIDGQAGVAVAKALFDISETHAPVKAPRVTRRPDASQLGMAELATAALSNAVQQYVKLIQSIPATAKAIGNVLMPMSEGSGQRKFELPKALRTAPRTPLNVSITNQRSFAARSVPLAEVKQMAKATGTSLNDIVLAICAGALRRYLADYGCKPAKPLIAGVPVSLRSEGNTDLNNQVSVMLVSLATDIADPLKRLAAIHESSSEGKKLTGNVKAAIPTDFPSLGVPSLMSGLASLYGRSGLADKLPPVANVAISNVPGPSFALYFAGAKVASYFPVSISGHGLALNMTVQSYNGALDFGLTACRRAVPDVADLGDYVVAEHKKLFGLIVADAAQAAAVDSAVVPAPDTATVVKAPSKKRAAKSPVAKKKVAAKAARPAMSKAPRKTAVGKRAAALN
- a CDS encoding EVE domain-containing protein, with the protein product MSKFWLMKSEPDDCSIDDALAAPDATVPWTGVRGWQARNLMRNEMQVDDGVLFYHSSCPQPGIVGIARVASGTRPDPTQFDPESPYYDPASKPEHPRWLLLDVQALRKTRLLGLPEMRATPELAEMVVLRRGNRLSITPVEPVHWHLIVDRMLA